A genomic stretch from Caldalkalibacillus salinus includes:
- a CDS encoding 5'-methylthioadenosine/adenosylhomocysteine nucleosidase, with protein MALRRIGIIGAMDEEIALFLSHIRDVKEENKAGITYFFGTLHGHAIVLCKSGVGKVNASICTQQMIDLYSVDRIIFTGVAGGVDPQLDIGDIVVSTDCLQHDIDATALSALDIERGQIPFAETSIFQANEQLVGLALQSGQQFTDVKVTKGRVLSGDQFIANAEDVQDLRHTFQGACVEMEGAAVGHVCHANDVPFVIIRSLSDKADGSADVNFMSFTKLASERSFEMVNRMLKGLD; from the coding sequence GTGGCATTGAGGCGTATTGGCATTATAGGAGCTATGGACGAAGAAATAGCCTTGTTTCTAAGTCATATCAGGGATGTAAAGGAAGAAAACAAGGCTGGTATTACTTATTTTTTTGGTACGTTACATGGACATGCTATCGTGCTATGTAAATCCGGAGTGGGTAAGGTGAACGCCAGTATTTGTACACAACAAATGATTGATTTGTACAGCGTTGATCGCATCATCTTCACTGGCGTGGCTGGTGGCGTTGACCCACAACTAGATATAGGGGATATCGTCGTCTCTACTGATTGTTTACAGCACGATATTGACGCAACAGCTTTAAGTGCTCTTGATATAGAACGAGGGCAAATTCCTTTTGCAGAGACATCTATTTTTCAGGCTAATGAGCAACTCGTCGGACTTGCACTACAAAGTGGTCAGCAGTTTACTGATGTTAAAGTAACAAAAGGTCGTGTACTCTCTGGGGACCAGTTCATTGCTAATGCAGAAGACGTACAAGACTTGCGTCATACTTTTCAAGGGGCGTGTGTTGAGATGGAGGGAGCTGCAGTGGGACATGTCTGTCATGCTAATGATGTTCCGTTTGTCATCATTCGATCTTTGTCTGATAAAGCAGACGGGTCAGCAGATGTGAATTTCATGTCGTTTACCAAGCTAGCTTCTGAGCGTTCTTTTGAGATGGTTAACCGTATGTTAAAGGGCTTAGACTAA
- the ccpA gene encoding catabolite control protein A, with translation MNITIYDVAREAGVSMATVSRVVNGNPNVKPATRKKVMEAIQRLGYRPNAVARGLASKRTTTVGVIIPDISSHFYAELARGIEDIANMYKYNIILCNSDQKMDKEIHLVNTLLEKQVDGLLFMGSQITEEHKQVFTTASVPIILSATRDTESELPSVNIDYYQATYDATTALIERGHKSIGYISGPLEDPLAGQLRLEGHKKALADANIEWNESYLQIGNYRYDSGLNAMTHYLNMADRPTAVMAMSDEMAVGAIHSCQDNGVHIPEDIEIIGFDNTRLCTMVRPTLSSVVQPMYDIGAVSMRLLTKYMNKEKVDDHLVILPHRIEERGSTRHVG, from the coding sequence ATGAATATTACGATTTACGATGTTGCCAGAGAGGCAGGCGTGTCCATGGCAACTGTTTCTAGAGTGGTTAACGGAAACCCCAACGTGAAACCAGCAACAAGAAAAAAAGTAATGGAAGCCATACAACGTTTAGGATATAGACCGAATGCTGTGGCTCGAGGTCTAGCTAGTAAACGAACGACCACAGTAGGGGTCATTATCCCTGATATCTCTAGTCATTTCTATGCCGAATTAGCGAGAGGGATAGAAGATATCGCCAATATGTATAAATACAACATTATTCTATGTAATTCCGACCAAAAGATGGATAAGGAAATTCACTTAGTGAATACATTGTTAGAGAAACAAGTGGATGGACTCCTGTTTATGGGAAGTCAAATTACCGAGGAACATAAGCAAGTCTTTACCACAGCTTCAGTTCCTATTATCTTATCGGCAACAAGAGATACAGAGTCAGAGTTACCATCAGTCAACATTGATTACTACCAAGCGACTTACGATGCCACAACGGCATTAATTGAACGGGGCCATAAGTCTATTGGGTACATCTCAGGTCCGTTAGAAGACCCACTAGCGGGTCAACTGCGTTTAGAAGGTCATAAAAAAGCACTTGCTGACGCTAATATTGAGTGGAATGAGTCTTACTTACAAATAGGAAACTATAGATATGATAGTGGTCTGAACGCTATGACACATTATTTAAACATGGCAGACAGACCTACAGCAGTCATGGCTATGAGTGATGAGATGGCGGTGGGTGCCATTCATTCTTGTCAGGATAACGGTGTTCATATACCAGAGGATATTGAAATTATCGGTTTCGATAATACACGCCTTTGTACAATGGTTAGACCAACACTCAGTAGTGTCGTACAACCGATGTATGACATCGGGGCCGTATCAATGCGCTTGCTAACGAAGTATATGAATAAAGAAAAGGTCGATGATCATCTCGTGATCTTGCCACATCGTATTGAAGAAAGAGGGTCAACAAGACACGTGGGGTGA